A genomic segment from Torulaspora delbrueckii CBS 1146 chromosome 3, complete genome encodes:
- the MCM16 gene encoding Mcm16p (similar to Saccharomyces cerevisiae MCM16 (YPR046W); ancestral locus Anc_7.475) has product MERVQELEREHVQLYGELLKALDKLYQLQRGHGRIRDKDAESTLATRRQLQMSIEKSAAMIRTLERLLKYEGNPDMGLTTTEDLLALRLGKLMQENYEMDYDVAEFMKREDKVRQELREERLQYSRLTTRLRELSDKINSQKDTPDESDKIKSIPTLGRSEIIDQNERIEELLIALKIHGGYDPML; this is encoded by the coding sequence ATGGAAAGGGTTCAAGAACTAGAACGCGAGCACGTTCAATTGTATGGTGAACTTCTAAAAGCACTCGATAAGCTCTACCAGCTTCAACGTGGCCATGGCAGGATCAGAGACAAGGACGCTGAAAGCACCCTGGCTACCAGACGACAGCTTCAGATGAGTATTGAGAAGAGTGCTGCAATGATAAGAACTTTGGAAAGATTGCTGAAATACGAAGGCAATCCAGACATGGGATTGACCACTACTGAAGACCTTCTTGCGTTGAGGTTGGGCAAGCTAATGCAAGAGAACTACGAGATGGACTATGATGTTGCCGAATTTATGAAAAGAGAGGACAAAGTACGACAAGAACtcagagaagaaagattacAATACTCGCGATTGACCACTAGATTGAGGGAACTTAGCGACAAGATTAATAGCCAGAAAGATACTCCTGATGAGTCTGACAAGATAAAAAGTATTCCCACGCTAGGACGGTCTGAAATCATAGATCAAAATGAAAGAATCGAAGAATTACTGATAGCACTCAAGATTCACGGTGGTTACGATCCAATGCTGTAA
- the MIN6 gene encoding Min6p (similar to Saccharomyces cerevisiae YBL039W-B; ancestral locus Anc_7.478) gives MAFFYDNPVIEFFHKVVRKPSTILMWLFTSVIVGSTAYLIVFLPGPSSTDHDTDKDPDEPR, from the coding sequence ATGGCATTCTTCTACGACAATCCGGTCATCGAGTTCTTCCACAAGGTCGTTCGCAAGCCCAGCACCATCCTCATGTGGCTATTCACCTCCGTCATCGTTGGAAGCACGGCCTACCTGATCGTATTCCTCCCAGGGCCTTCCTCGACCGACCACGACACCGACAAGGACCCCGACGAACCTCGTTAG
- the AIM25 gene encoding Aim25p (similar to Saccharomyces cerevisiae YJR100C; ancestral locus Anc_7.472), producing MQIMLRRLYSSTAKVARNGPFRRLRQRGDGIQGARTALASDILGSQVETTFIQPHHPVATTILNEPTIVIERQLEMMNVFLGFEQANKYAIMDVLGNRIGYMQERDFSIGKAILRQIYKLHRPFTVDVFDNWGNVIMTIRRPFSWINSHIKAFLPPITTVEQDYVKQSSTLEKEVHSSSPFGNVPQPQYIDDSQGEGILVGESIQNWHLWRRRYELFQRDLGSEGSFSEYGQIDAPFLSFEFPVMDANGKIMAGVDRNWVGLGREFFTDTGVYVIRFDSKQSFENVYPPDLLSDSVLDLDQRAVLLANAVSIDYDYFSRHSRHSGGLLSFGSYDE from the coding sequence ATGCAGATAATGCTACGCAGACTATATTCTAGTACGGCAAAGGTTGCTAGAAACGGTCCTTTTAGGAGGCTGCGGCAAAGAGGTGATGGCATTCAAGGTGCAAGAACCGCACTGGCGTCTGATATCCTTGGAAGTCAAGTGGAGACAACCTTCATCCAACCACATCATCCGGTAGCGACAACTATTTTGAATGAGCCAACAATTGTCATTGAGAGGCAGCTAGAAATGATGAACGTTTTCTTAGGGTTCGAACAGGCAAATAAGTACGCCATAATGGATGTTTTGGGGAACAGGATTGGTTATATGCAAGAAAGAGACTTTTCAATAGGCAAGGCCATATTGCGTCAAATTTACAAACTGCACAGACCCTTTACGGTTGATGTCTTCGACAATTGGGGTAATGTTATTATGACTATCAGAAGACCTTTCTCATGGATTAACTCACATATTAAAGCGTTTTTGCCACCTATTACGACAGTAGAGCAGGATTATGTCAAACAATCGTCTACGCTCGAAAAAGAGGTACATTCGTCGTCACCTTTTGGTAATGTACCTCAGCCTCAATACATCGATGATTCACAGGGCGAAGGAATACTCGTTGGTGAGTCTATTCAAAATTGGCATCTGTGGAGGCGTCGTTATGAACTTTTCCAAAGGGACCTCGGTTCAGAGGGGTCCTTTTCAGAGTATGGGCAAATCGATGCACCTTTCCTATCGTTCGAATTTCCGGTGATGGACGCAAATGGTAAGATAATGGCAGGTGTTGACAGAAATTGGGTTGGGCTAGGCAGAGAGTTTTTTACTGATACAGGTGTCTACGTCATCCGATTCGACTCCAAGCaaagctttgaaaatgTTTACCCACCAGATTTGCTAAGCGATTCCGTTTTGGATTTAGATCAAAGGGCAGTCTTGCTAGCTAATGCTGTATCCATCGATTACGACTATTTCTCCAGGCACTCAAGACATAGCGGTGGACTACTTTCCTTTGGAAGCTATGACGAATAG
- the PRE7 gene encoding proteasome core particle subunit beta 6 (similar to Saccharomyces cerevisiae PRE7 (YBL041W); ancestral locus Anc_7.480), with translation MTTIASEYSNEVAHTPIQHQFNPYTDNGGTILGIAGEDFAVLAGDTRHTTDYSINSRHESKVFDCGDNIVMSANGFAADGEALVKRFKNSVKWYHFDHNDKKLSLSSAARNIQHLLYGKRFFPYYVHTIIAGLDEEGKGAVYSFDPVGSYEREQCRAGGAAASLIMPFLDNQVNFKNQFEPGTNGKVRRPQTYLSIEEVIKLVRDAFTSATERHIQVGDGLEILIVTKDGVRKEFYELKRD, from the coding sequence ATGACGACGATTGCATCCGAATACTCTAATGAAGTGGCGCATACGCCCATTCAGCACCAGTTCAATCCTTATACCGACAATGGTGGTACAATTTTGGGGATCGCAGGTGAAGATTTCGCTGTACTAGCTGGTGACACTAGACACACTACCGATTACTCTATTAACTCACGTCATGAGTCTAAAGTGTTTGATTGCGGTGACAACATAGTAATGTCTGCAAATGGGTTTGCTGCAGATGGTGAAGCATTGGTTaaaagattcaagaatAGTGTGAAATGGTACCACTTCGATCACAATGATAAGAAATTGTCGCTTTCTTCTGCGGCAAGAAATATTCAGCATTTACTATATGGTAAGAGATTTTTTCCATACTATGTGCACACAATTATTGCCGGACTCGATGAAGAGGGTAAAGGTGCAGTCTATTCATTCGACCCTGTGGGTTCATACGAGAGAGAACAGTGTAGAGCAGGTGGTGCAGCAGCAAGTTTGATTATGCCCTTTTTGGATAACCAAgtgaatttcaagaatcaatTCGAACCGGGCACTAATGGGAAAGTAAGAAGACCGCAAACTTACCTGAGTATCGAAGAAGTTATAAAATTGGTTAGAGATGCATTCACCTCCGCTACGGAGAGACACATTCAAGTTGGTGATGGGTTAGAAATATTAATTGTGACAAAGGATGGTGTAAGGAAAGAATTTTACGAATTAAAGAGGGATTGA
- the TDEL0C03420 gene encoding protein disulfide isomerase family protein, producing the protein MIWRWFWWFAVIGMVIGEEFGSTRELYESLMVSELYTFVYVYSHGCHSQEVGPEFEQLAQLMLGEDGQPLVGFASIDGHKSRNFARQFNVESFPQLLLFKPQKEPAQTLLDLLGDVYHGGKSSVDMAKYLWQQTGHLPRWPKSEDSVLELDSLNTLQKHASTFNSYWSRSFTVNSSGELMQQVILIAFLTPWTRTKYQDMFLGGMPNSLVDKLSAKYGSQLKLLRLDSSQENMASVVNEFRVSTEPSIFLLFQEDSRDSRMALLELLPYDSQTWDHEAQLVSQLVDTAVGRNFSQLQQLSRDYHSIYLYDSLQQRQQKIQDDWDQSLVDQIGNFTDADTILSSIWGM; encoded by the coding sequence ATGATCTGGCGATGGTTTTGGTGGTTTGCAGTGATTGGAATGGTTATTGGTGAAGAGTTTGGCTCTACGCGGGAATTGTATGAGAGCTTGATGGTTTCGGAGTTGTACACGTTTGTTTACGTTTACTCGCATGGGTGCCACTCACAGGAAGTTGGGCCTGAATTTGAACAGCTGGCTCAATTGATGTTAGGGGAAGATGGGCAACCGTTGGTTGGGTTTGCCAGTATCGATGGTCATAAGTCGCGTAACTTTGCTCGACAATTTAACGTGGAGTCCTTCCCTCAATTGCTACTGTTTAAGCCGCAAAAAGAGCCAGCACAGACTCTACTGGATCTCCTAGGGGACGTGTATCATGGTGGGAAGAGTTCTGTCGATATGGCCAAATACTTATGGCAACAAACAGGCCATTTGCCTCGATGGCCAAAGTCCGAAGATTCTGTGCTAGAGCTGGACAGCTTAAATACACTACAGAAGCATGCGAGTACTTTTAACAGTTATTGGAGTCGTTCGTTCACCGTCAATTCCTCTGGCGAGCTCATGCAACAAGTCATTTTGATCGCTTTCTTGACACCGTGGACCCGCACAAAATACCAGGATATGTTCCTCGGTGGCATGCCGAACTCTCTGGTCGATAAACTAAGTGCCAAATACGGTTCCCAATTAAAATTACTGCGGCTAGATTCTTCGCAAGAGAATATGGCCTCGGTAGTCAATGAGTTCCGCGTATCGACTGAACCATCTATTTTTTTACTCTTTCAAGAGGACAGTCGGGACTCCCGCATGGCACTATTGGAGCTTCTGCCCTACGACTCGCAAACCTGGGACCACGAAGCGCAACTAGTATCGCAACTGGTGGATACCGCCGTCGGcaggaatttttcacagTTGCAGCAACTATCGCGAGACTACCACTCGATTTACCTCTATGATTCGCTACAACAAAGGCAGCAAAAAATCCAGGATGATTGGGACCAGTCTCTGGTCGATCAAATTGGCAATTTCACAGATGCTGATACCATTCTCTCCAGTATATGGGGTATGTAA
- the VPS25 gene encoding ESCRT-II subunit protein VPS25 (similar to Saccharomyces cerevisiae VPS25 (YJR102C); ancestral locus Anc_7.474) produces the protein MTDPSTVLPAIYSFPPLYTRQPNAIIRRQQIASWIDLVLAYCKSQNFWCMTLEGVPVDEYNKSRISIFINSEIQRSVPQVFVEEIWSKMCEEGKAMGTETGRKDSSQYYVLWRTLDSWASLVLQWFENSGKLNQVVTIYELAQGDETADWEFHGMPEPLLAHCIKPLCQRNRATLIKDERGKPVATKVV, from the coding sequence ATGACTGATCCATCGACGGTGCTTCCTGCTATATATTCATTCCCACCACTCTATACCCGACAACCGAATGCGATTATCAGGAGGCAGCAAATAGCCTCATGGATAGACCTAGTTTTAGCATACTGCAAATCACAAAACTTCTGGTGTATGACATTAGAAGGTGTCCCAGTAGATGAGTACAACAAATCGAGGATTAGCATATTTATAAATTCAGAGATTCAGAGATCGGTGCCTCAAGTATTTGTGGAAGAAATATGGTCAAAGATGTGTGAAGAGGGGAAAGCTATGGGAACCGAAACTGGGAGGAAAGACTCGTCCCAGTATTATGTGTTATGGAGAACTCTAGACTCTTGGGCCTCCTTAGTGTTGCAATGGTTTGAAAACTCGGGGAAACTGAATCAGGTAGTGACCATATATGAACTAGCCCAAGGGGACGAAACCGCTGACTGGGAGTTCCATGGCATGCCAGAACCACTGTTAGCTCACTGCATTAAGCCTTTATGTCAGAGAAACAGGGCTACGTTAAtaaaagatgaaagaggaaaaccTGTCGCTACTAAAGTCGTATGA
- the ERD2 gene encoding Erd2p (similar to Saccharomyces cerevisiae ERD2 (YBL040C); ancestral locus Anc_7.479): MNLFRIVADLSHLASILILIHTIKTTNSIDGISFKSQVLYVLVFASRYLDLFFRWISLYNTLMKLFFIGSSIYIIMLLQNAKNTVAYKEMILKDTFKVRYILAASGVLALLFNERFTVIDILWSFSLWLESIAILPQLFMLSKTRKAPSLTIHYIFALGLYRALYIPNWLWRWLMEDNKGFQKLPFVTGFIQTLVYSDFFYIYYQRVIKGDRTRLPH, encoded by the coding sequence ATGAATTTGTTCAGAATAGTGGCAGATCTTTCGCATTTGGCGAGTATTCTGATTCTGATTCACACGATCAAGACAACAAACTCCATCGATGGTATCTCGTTCAAGTCTCAGGTGCTTTACGTTTTGGTGTTTGCCAGTAGGTATTTGGACCTATTCTTCCGGTGGATTTCCTTATACAACACGTTGAtgaagcttttcttcatcggtTCATCCATTTACATTATTATGCTACTGCAAAACGCTAAGAACACCGTTGCATACAAGGAAATGATCTTAAAGGATACTTTCAAGGTTCGTTACATTCTAGCTGCCAGTGGTGTTCTTGCCCTTCTTTTTAATGAGAGGTTTACTGTGATTGACATTTTATGGAGTTTCTCGCTGTGGCTTGAGAGTATTGCCATTTTACCACAACTCTTCATGTTATCCAAGACTCGCAAAGCTCCAAGCTTGACAATTCATTACATCTTTGCATTAGGGCTTTACAGAGCCCTATATATTCCCAATTGGCTTTGGAGATGGCTAATGGAGGACAATAAAGGTTTCCAAAAACTGCCTTTCGTCACAGGTTTCATACAAACTCTTGTATACTCCGATTTCTTCTATATCTACTACCAAAGGGTTATTAAAGGCGACCGTACAAGACTGCCTCATTAA
- the TDEL0C03390 gene encoding CTP synthase (similar to Saccharomyces cerevisiae URA7 (YBL039C) and URA8 (YJR103W); ancestral locus Anc_7.476): protein MKYVVVSGGVISGIGKGVLASSTGMLFKTLGLKVTSIKIDPYMNIDAGTMSPLEHGECFVLDDGGETDLDLGNYERYLKVTLTKDHNITTGKIYSHVISRERKGDYLGKTVQIVPHLTNAIQDWIERVARIPVDDTGLEPDICIIELGGTVGDIESAPFVEALRQFQFRVGKENFALIHVSLVPVIHGEQKTKPTQAAIKDLRSLGLTPDMIACRCTEALDEPTINKIAMFCHVGPDQVVNVYDVKSTYHIPLLLLEQKMMDYLHKRLQLGDIQLAAEDRQRGEQLLEKWTSMTKNFEASDKLVKIALVGKYTNLKDSYLSVIKALEHSSMKCRTHLEILWVEASDLEPESQEVDKAKFHEAWNKVSTADGILVPGGFGSRGTEGMILAAKWARESNVPYLGICLGLQIATIEFARNVMGLKNGNSAEFFPDLAEEDQVVVYMPEIDKEKMGGTMRLGLRPTFFQDSTEWSKIKKLYGDKASILERHRHRYEINPKLVSELEDKGLVFVGKDETNERCEIFELKNHDYFVATQYHPEYTSKVLDPSRPFVGLIAAAAGIMDPVLAGEYEFHGKADF from the coding sequence ATGAAGTACGTCGTTGTCTCTGGTGGTGTCATTTCCGGTATTGGTAAGGGTGTTTTGGCCTCTTCTACCGGTATGCTTTTTAAGACCTTAGGTCTTAAAGTTACTTCGATTAAGATCGATCCTTACATGAACATCGATGCTGGTACTATGTCTCCTTTGGAACACGGTGAGtgttttgttcttgacgATGGTGGTGAGACCGATTTGGACTTGGGTAATTACGAGCGTTACTTGAAGGTTACTTTAACTAAGGACCACAACATTACTACCGGTAAAATTTATTCTCACGTCATCTCTAGGGAGAGAAAAGGTGATTACTTGGGTAAGACTGTGCAAATTGTTCCTCATTTGACCAACGCCATCCAGGATTGGATTGAACGTGTAGCTCGTATTCCTGTGGATGACACTGGTTTGGAGCCCGATATCTGTATCATTGAGCTCGGTGGTACCGTTGGTGACATTGAGAGTGCACCATTTGTGGAAGCTTTAAgacaatttcaattcagaGTTGGTAAGGAGAATTTCGCTTTGATTCACGTCTCTTTGGTACCTGTGATCCATGGCGAGCAAAAGACTAAACCTACGCAGGCAGCCATCAAGGATCTAAGATCTCTTGGGTTGACCCCAGATATGATCGCTTGTAGGTGTACCGAGGCTCTAGATGAACCTACCATTAACAAGATTGCTATGTTCTGCCACGTTGGTCCCGATCAAGTTGTTAACGTTTACGATGTCAAGTCCACTTACCACATCCCATTGTTACTATTAgagcaaaagatgatgGACTACTTGCACAAAAGATTACAATTGGGTGACATCCAATTGGCCGCAGAAGATAGACAGAGGGGTGAACAGTTATTGGAGAAATGGACCTCTATGACCAAGAATTTCGAAGCTTCCGACAAACTGGTCAAGATCGCGCTAGTTGGTAAATACACAAACTTGAAGGACTCCTACCTGTCAGTGATCAAGGCCCTCGAGCACTCTTCGATGAAGTGCCGTACCCATTTGGAGATCCTATGGGTTGAAGCAAGTGACTTGGAACCTGAGTCCCAGGAAGTTGACAAGGCCAAATTTCATGAAGCTTGGAATAAAGTTAGTACCGCTGACGGTATTTTAGTCCCTGGTGGTTTCGGTTCCAGAGGTACTGAAGGTATGATTTTAGCTGCCAAGTGGGCTCGTGAAAGCAACGTTCCATACCTAGGTATCTGTCTAGGTCTGCAAATCGCTACAATTGAATTTGCTCGTAACGTAATGGGTCTAAAAAATGGTAACAGTGCCGAATTCTTCCCTGATCTAGCCGAAGAGGACCAAGTGGTTGTCTACATGCCTGAGATCgacaaggaaaagatggGTGGTACTATGAGATTGGGTTTGAGACCTACCTTCTTCCAAGACTCCACCGAATGGAGTAAGATTAAGAAATTATATGGTGATAAGGCTTCCATTTTAGAGAGACACCGTCATCGTTACGAAATCAACCCCAAATTGGTCAGCGAACTAGAAGACAAGGGTCTAGTCTTCGTTGGTAAAGACGAAACCAACGAACGTTGTGAGATTTTTGAACTGAAGAACCACGACTATTTTGTCGCTACACAGTACCATCCAGAGTACACCTCGAAAGTGCTAGACCCTTCACGTCCATTCGTCGGTCTAATCGCTGCTGCCGCAGGGATCATGGACCCTGTCCTCGCGGGTGAATACGAGTTCCATGGGAAAGCCGATTTCTAA
- the RSM26 gene encoding mitochondrial 37S ribosomal protein mS42 (similar to Saccharomyces cerevisiae RSM26 (YJR101W); ancestral locus Anc_7.473): MFRSIVTKRGVHTVPRLPQASHLSRQGVPNVLSVGGFKVLWDQHQKYLCDKLTLATTGTSMESYLPFHLLLNTAKKASQSHIFNLASAAHNNHLFVENIVPTFTSTSTQPSRLFLTCVEESFGLDWEALKKEMVRRAEQDVLGQGWLFLVENSDKELHILTIQNNGTPYYFPRNQLFDLNCALTLEEFAQLEEIKKLVVEQGDKKVKDWTVPLVCVSLWDQAYLHDYGVQGRSKYVENVLNNLNWGVVNNRLYSDSL; the protein is encoded by the coding sequence ATGTTCCGCTCGATTGTGACCAAGAGAGGTGTGCATACAGTTCCTAGGCTCCCACAGGCATCGCATTTAAGTCGACAGGGTGTTCCAAATGTGCTGAGTGTCGGTGGCTTCAAAGTTCTGTGGGACCAGCATCAAAAATACCTATGTGATAAACTTACACTTGCTACAACTGGTACCAGTATGGAATCATATTTGCCTTTCCACTTACTACTGAACACGGCTAAAAAAGCTTCTCAAAGtcatatcttcaatctGGCCTCGGCAGCTCACAATAATCatttatttgttgaaaacaTCGTTCCAACCTTCACCTCTACTTCGACTCAACCATCTCGTTTATTTTTGACCTGTGTAGAGGAATCATTTGGTTTGGATTGGGAAgccttgaagaaagaaatggTCCGTCGTGCTGAGCAGGATGTGCTTGGGCAGGGCTGGCTCTTTTTGGTGGAAAACAGTGATAAAGAACTGCATATTCTAACGATACAAAATAACGGTACGCCGTACTACTTCCCAAGGAATCAACTATTCGATTTGAATTGTGCATTGACCTTAGAGGAGTTTGCACAAttagaagaaatcaagaagcTAGTGGTGGAGCAAGGAGACAAAAAGGTCAAGGACTGGACAGTGCCACTAGTATGTGTTAGTCTTTGGGATCAAGCTTACCTGCATGATTACGGCGTTCAAGGCAGATCAAAATATGTGGAAAACGTCCTGAATAACTTAAACTGGGGTGTTGTAAACAATAGACTGTACTCAGACTCATTATGA
- the SOD1 gene encoding superoxide dismutase SOD1 (similar to Saccharomyces cerevisiae SOD1 (YJR104C); ancestral locus Anc_7.477): protein MVKAVALLKGDAGVSGTVYFEQKSESEPTTVSWEISGNDANAERGFHIHEFGDNTNGCTSAGPHFNPTGKTHGAREAEVRHVGDLGNLKTDGKGVAKGSLQDSLIKLTGPTSILGRTVVIHAGQDDLGKGGVEESLKTGNAGGRNACGVIGITK, encoded by the coding sequence ATGGTTAAAGCTGTAGCATTGTTGAAGGGTGACGCAGGTGTGTCTGGTACTGTTTACTTCGAGCAGAAGTCCGAAAGTGAACCTACTACCGTTTCATGGGAAATTTCCGGTAATGATGCCAACGCTGAGCGTGGGTTCCACATTCACGAGTTTGGTGACAACACTAACGGTTGTACCTCCGCTGGTCCACATTTCAACCCTACTGGTAAGACACACGGTGCTCGTGAGGCCGAAGTTAGACACGTTGGTGACTTGGGTAACCTCAAGACCGATGGCAAGGGTGTCGCTAAGGGTTCTCTACAGGACTCactgatcaaattgaccGGTCCAACTTCTATCTTGGGTAGAACCGTTGTTATCCATGCCGGTCAGGATGACTTGGGTAAAGGTGGTGTCGAGGAGTCTTTGAAGACCGGTAATGCCGGTGGAAGAAACGCCTGTGGTGTCATTGGTATTACCAAATGA